The DNA segment GACGACCTCCTCGCGGCGGTCCGCGATCTCGTCTCCACCTGCGCCACCCCACCGCCCGCCCCCCCCAAGGCCTGAATCGACCCGACGACCGCCCCGGTCCCCGCGTATGCAACCCCGACTTCGCCCGCCGGAATAATCCACGGCCGTGTACGGTTCTTATTTGACTCACCAACACGCCCGCACGGACAATCGGCCCGACCCCCGATTCCCCGGGCACCCACCAGTCCAACCCAAGGAGCCTTCCCAATGCTGACCCGTCTGCTCGCCGCCGGCCTCATCTTCTGCGCCGCCGGCGCCGTCGTCGCCCAGGACAGCCCGTCCAAGGAGCAGCCCGCGCCCGCTAAGGCCGAAAAACCCGCCAGCAAGAAACTGAGCCCCGGCGACAAGGCCCCGGCCCTCTCGATCGAGAAGTGGGTCAAGGGCGAGCCCGTCACCGGCTTCGAGAACGGACGCACCTACGTCATCGAGTTCTGGGCCACCTGGTGCGGCCCCTGCATCGCCAGCATGCCCCACCTCACCGAACTCCAGTCCCATTACAAGGACAAGGGCCTCACCATCATCGGCGTCACCAGCGCCGATCCCAACAACTCCCTCGACGATGTCACCGAGATGGTCAAGGAGAAGGGCGACGGCATGGGCTACACCGTCGCTTGGGACACCGACCGTGAAACCTACGACGCCTACATGAAGGCCGCCAAGCAGAACGGCATTCCCACCGCCTTCGTCGTCAACTCCGCCGGTGTCATCGCCTACATCGGCCACCCATCCCGCCTCGACAAGCCCCTCGAGCAGATCATCGCCGGCACCTACGACATCAAGGCCGCCGCCGAGCGCGAGGCCAAGCGGACGCCCCTTATGAAGGCCATCGGCTCGTCCATCCAGGCCGGCGAGTGGGACACCGCTCTGGCCAAGACCGAGGAACTCATCGCACTCGACCCCGAGAATGGCGGCGACATCGCCGCCAGCGTCTTCGCCACGGTCCTCAAGGGCGCGGACGACCCCACCAGCGCCTACGCCTTCGCCCGCAAGGCCGTCGACGGCTCCGCCAAGGACAACGCGATGGCCCTGAACATCATCTCCTGGTCCATCGTTGACCCCGAGGCCGATGTCTCCAACAAGGACCTCGACCTCGCCATGGCCGCCGCCAAGCGCTGCGACGAGATCTCCGGCAGCAAGGAGCCCGCCTTCATCGACACCCTCGCCCGCGTCTACTTCCTCAAGGGCGACAAGGTGAAGGCGATCGAACTCCAGGAGAAGGCCGTCCGCCTCGCCGACGGCGACATGCGCGAGCAGCTCGAAGAGTCCCTCGCCGAGTACAAGGCCGCCGGTTCCAAGAACTGACCAAAGAACTGGCTCCCCCCCGTCCTTCATCTCCCCTGTTCCCCCGACCGGCGTCCCCCCTGGGACGCCGGTTTTTTCTTCCATACCATCCCGGATCCCACCAAGGAGCGCCCATGCTCTTCCGCATGCTCTACGACGACAAACTCGCCCAGGCCGCCTACCTCATCGGCTGCCAGCGCACCGGCGAGGCCATCGTCATCGACCCCGAGCGCGACGCCGACCGCTACATCGCCGCCGCCCGCGCCGAGGGCCTCCGGATCACCGCCGTCGCCGAGACCCACATCCACGCCGACTACCTCTCCGGCGCCCGCGAACTCGCCGAGCGCACCGGTGCCAAGGTCTACCTCTCCGATGAGGGCGGCGCCGACTGGAAGTACCTCTGGGTCCACCACAAGTCCTCCGGCGGCGACTATCCTCACCAGCTCCTCAAGCACCACGACACCTTCTCCGTCGGCAACATCGACTTCACCACCCTCCACACCCCCGGCCACACCCCCGAGCACATCGCCTTCCTCGTCACCGACCGCGGCTCGGGCGCCGCCGAGCCCATGGGCATCGTCTCCGGCGACTTCGTCTTCGTCGGCGACCTCGGCCGCCCCGACCTCCTCGAGACCGCGGCCGGCCACGCCGGCGTCAAGGAGTCCTCCGCGCGCCAACTCCGCGAATCCGCCCGCGCCTTCCTCGATCTCCCCGACTTCCTCCAGGTCTGGCCCGCCCACGGCGCCGGCAGCGCCTGCGGCAAGGCCCTCGGCGCCGTCCCCCAGTCCACTGTCGGCTACGAGAAGCGCTTCAACCCCCTCCTCCGCATCGCCCAGGACGAAGCCCGCTTCGTCGACTCCATCCTCGACGGCCAGCCCGAACCCCCGCTCTACTTCGCCCGCATGAAGCGCGAGAACAAGTCCGGCCCCGCACTCCTCGGCGCCCTCCCCAAACCCCGCGCCCTCACCCCCGCCGACCTCGCCGATCTCACCCCCGACTCGGTCATCCTCGATACCCGCCCATGGCCCGCCTTCCGCGCCGCCCACCTCAAGGGCGCCCTCAGCGCCCCCCTCGACAAGTCCTTCCCCACCATCGCCGGCTCTTACATCGATCCCCGCTCCGCCATCATCCTCATCGCCGAGCCCCACCAGGTCGCCGAGGCCGTCCGCGACCTCATCAACGTCGGCCTCGACCGCATCACCGCCTACGCCACCCCCGACACCCTCAATACCTTCACCACATCCAACCCCTCCCGCGCCGTCTCCACCCCCGAGATCGACGTCGCCGCGGCCAAGTCTCTGCTCAACTCCGCCTCGCCCCCCTTCCTCCTCGATGTCCGCAAGAGCGTCGAGTTCACCGCCGGCCACCTCCCCGGCGCCACCAACGCCGTCCACGTCCGTCTCCCCGAATCCCTCGACCGCCTCCCCAAGAACCGCCCCATCCTTGTCAGCTGCCAGGGCGGCATGCGCTCCGCTCGCGCCTGCTCCCTCCTGCAGCGCCACGGCTTCAACGTCACCAACCTCGCCGGCGGCTTTGGCGCCTGGGCCAAGTCCGGCGGACCCGTCGAGAAGTAGCGACCCCTTGATCGCAACGTGGTGGGGCCGGCGTCCCGCCCGCTCTTGCTCAGTCGACCACCACGAGCCTCCACGTGATCTACGCCCTCCTCGGCGCCCTCATCATCGGCCTCGCCCTCGGCCTCCTCGGCTCCGGCGGCGGCATCCTCACCGTCCCCATACTCGTCTACCTCGCCGGCCACGAACGCCACACCGCCACCGCTGAGTCCCTCGCGATCGTCGGCCTCATCAGCCTCATTTCCGCCGCCCTCCTCGCCCGCGCCGGCCGGGTGGACCTCCGCCGCGCCGCCGTCTTCGGCATCCCCGGCATGGCCGGCGCTGCGCTCGGCGGCTGGCTCGGCGGCCTCGTCCCCGGCCCGGCCAAGCTCGCCCTCCTCGCCGTCATCATGCTCGCCGCCGCCGCGATGATGGCCCGCCGCTCGCCCCCAACACCCCGCTCTCCCGGCCAGATCCGCTACCTCGCCGTCGCCACCCAGGGCCTCCTCGTCGGCGCCGTCACCGGGCTCGTCGGCGTCGGCGGCGGCTTCCTCATCGTCCCAGCACTCGTCCTCCTCGGCGGCGTCGAGATGCACATCGCCATCGGCACCAGCCTCGCCATCATCACCCTCAACTCCGCGGCGGGCCTCGTCTCCAACCTCCGCGCCCTCGACGCCCGCGGCCTCCACGTCGACTGCCCCACCATCGCCCTCTTCGCCGCCATCGGCATCGGCGGCAGCCTCGTCGGCGCCTCCCTCGGCGCCCGACTCGACCAGCGACGCCTCCGCCAGATCTTTTCGGGCTTCCTTCTCCTCCTCGCCGTGTTTATCCTTATCAAGGAGGGCCCGGGCGTCGTCCGCTCATTCCGCCCGCCCGAGCCCCCCGAAGCGTCCGCGGCCGCACACTTCACCCGCAGCCCCGCCCGCAGCGTCGGGGCCCAACAGGAGGGACACCCCATGACCACCCTCGCCTCCCCCGCGACCTCAACCCAGCAGCACGTGCATCAGATCGAACCGCGAGATCTCGATTCCCTCCTCCGCGCCGGCCGCGCCGTCATCATCGACGTCCGCGAGCCCGTCGAGCACCGCACCGAGCACATCGCCGGCTCCATCTCGCTCCCCCTCTCCTCCTTCGATCCCACCCGCGTCCCCGCCGCCGGCGACAAGACCATCGTCCTCCACTGCCGCTCCGGCAAGCGATCCGCCACCGCGGCGGAAAAACTCCTCGCCGCCGGTCGCGAATCCGTCACCTGCCTCACCGGCGGTCTCGAAGCCTGGAAAGCCGCCGGACTCCCCATCGAGAAGGACGCATCCGCACCGCGCCTCGATCTGCAGCGCCAGACCCAGATCACCATCGGGTCTTTCGTGCTGCTCTGGGTTGCCCTCGGCGCCTTCGTTTCCCCTTGGTTCCTCGCCCTCGCGGCCTTCATGGGCGCCGGTCTGGTCGTTGCCGGCGCCACAGGCACCTGCGGCATGGCCATGCTCATCGCCAAGATGCCGTGGAACCGCGCCGCTCCGCAGAGCTGATCGCACGATTCTCATGCCGATACGTAGCGCATCGCCCGGATTCTGATCACGGTGGTTGCAGTCTACAACTCTGCAGAGCATCCGCCGCGGTGGTGTCAACATATGGCGCAACAAGGATTTGTGTTGCGATATCACCCATACGACCGCAGGGGTATGGGTCTCAAGAAGTGAAGACGCGATCGGACGGTCAAGCATCAGTTTTGGTACACTCCAGCCCCATGACGAGTACCAAGGTTGACGATCGTGGCGAAAAGGCGTCAGGCACGCCGTACGCAAAACACGTGTTCCGTATGATTGCTATTGCAATCGGTGCGGGGCTTATCCACTTCGGTGTTGAAAGAGCCATGCACGCCCACTCAATGACGGAATGGTTGACCAATCTCTGGTCGGCTCCGCGTGAAGAGTGGTGGAGGGGGCTTCAGGCAGGCATCGTCGCATCGTTGCTGCTTGAATCAGCCATAGTACTCGTCGATGTCGCAAGGCGGGTAGGCATGCTCCTTAGTGCTACTGGACGGCTCCAGGATGAGTTTGACGCCCCCAACCGGGTAAAGCTGCCTGACGTCGAGGATGCCGATACGAGACGGCGGGTCATGCACATCGCGACCAGTATTCGGGAAACACTTGAACTGATAGCACAGCGGACTCCAGCCGAAACTCGACAGCAGTATGCTCGCTGCTACGACGCAGCGATTTCAGAAGTCAACGCTGGCATTGCTAGTAAGCATATCCGCTTGCAGGTGGAAGGAGTTTCGGCACCTCGGATTCTAGATCTAATCCGAACAACAGCGGCCCATGCCGACCGTGTTGTGGCGACGTGCTTCACGAAGATGGACGACTTCTGGTGCACCAAGACGGGACTGGATTATCTCGAACTCAACTTGTCGCTGCTTAGGCCTGATCCGGAATACAATCGAAATCAGTCGCTTCAAATGGAGCGCATTTTTGGAGTCATGGAGAAAGATGGGTATCGAGACAACATAAAGCTTCGTGAAGTCATACGTCTTCTTCGCAGCAATGGATGCGAATGCCATGTTCGGTCTCCGCTGACTGTTTCTGGAAGCTCGCCGCGAGACTTGTTCATTCTGCTGCGCAAGGACGCTCCATTGATGGGTATCGAGTGGGATGTGGATCGTCACGGCACTGCTCTCGGAGTTACGGTTCAGTTGCCCGGCGGTGCGCTCGACGAGCTCTACGCTGCATACCGGAAGCTGCGGGCTGCGCCATCAAGTGGCGACCTGCCCGAGGGGCTCCATGAACTGCGCGGTGTGGCCGCATCAAAGGCTTATCTCGAGCGACTAAATGAGACGTATATTCGTACGAATAGCCTTCAATACCTACGTAATGCACCGAGATCTCCTGACGGCATCGCTGAGTATTGGAGAAAGCTGGAAGGAACAATAGTAAGGCCGAGCACCAAGACCATGGCATGGATGTCGGACCAGATTGCGTCGAAGATGAAGACGAACGGAAGGATTGAGCGGATCTGTATTCTCGGCTGCACGCCGGAAGTTCGGGAACTCGTGGCAACCACAAAGACTCTGGATCGCGTCAGAGTTGAGCTGGTTGATCTGTCGCAGGCGATGTACGATGGAATGAATGCTTTTATTCGTCGATCGCCTCATCTCGATGATCGCGCACGAGAGCGATGCGCCGCGCAGGTGCTACTGCCAATTAACTGGTTGGGATTGGATTTGCTTAGAAAGGCGCAGTTTGATCTTGTTCTTGGAGTGGATGTGCTCAATATGCTGCCACGAGATGGCATGAAGATGCTGCTCGATCGTATCAGTCAAGTGCTCAGGCCCGGTGGGAGTGCTCTGCTCCAGATGGTGTGCCACTCGCCTGAGCGTATGAATGGGCATTCTCAGATGGTCGATCGGATGCCACAGCGAGCAACGAGGCGCTTGGCAAAGGCCGCTAGTCATAATCATCACGATCTCTTTGTCGACATCGCGTTTGATCTCTGCAATGCTGCGGAGGACCTCCCCAAGCTGAATCTTCCTGAGGCGTATGACTGGGTAATGAGCCATGCCTCAGATGCGGCGCATGGATCCTTTGTGGATACGGTACGGTCTACGTATGCCCATTGTCACAGCGTGCTTTCGTTGGTCAGCCCTTCAGAGTTGTTTGCTGATGGGATGCGGCCAAGGGACTTGCATCCCATTGGCAATGTGCAGGACGCGTACGATGGCAAGCTGCGGTTCACCGGCGACATGCACATGTTCCGCTTTGACAAGCAATAGCAATAGAGTCCCAGAACAATGGCTGGGTTCGGCGGTACCTATGGCACCCTACTGCAGTGCGGAGTCGAGATCTTGGATAAGATCTTTCGCGTCTTCAATGCCCACGCTAAGACGGACGAGGTCGTCGGTGATGCCAAGCTGGTGCCGATGAGCTGGTGGGACGGAGGCGTGTGTCATGATCGCGGGGTGCTCAATCAGAGATTCCACTCCGCCCAGCGATTCGGCGAGCGAAAAGAGACGCACTTGTTCGAGCATCGAAGTCGCGCCGGCAACTCCGCCGTCGATGCGGCAACTGATGATGGCGCCATAGCCCCTCATCTGCTCAGTCGCCAAGGCGTGCTGTGGGTGTGCCTTGAGCCCGGGGAAAAACACTTCGAGCACACGTGTATGGGCTGACAGAAAATCAACAACCTGTAGTGCGTTGGCACAGTGACGATCCATCCGCACGTGCAGTGTCTTGGTTGATCGCAACAGCATAAAGCAGTCCGTTGGCCCCGGCACCGCACCCGCCGCGTTCTGCACGAACCGCAGCCGCTCCGCCAGTTCATCGTTGCTCGTCACCAGCACCCCGCCGATCACGTCGCTGTGCCCGCCGATGTACTTGGTCGACGAGTGCATCACCACATCCGCCCCCAGCGCCAGGGGGTTCTGTAGGTACGGTGTAGCGAAGGTGTTGTCCACCACGCTCACCGCTCCGCGCGCCCTCGCCATCGTCGTCACCGCGCCGATGTCGATCACCTTCAGCATCGGGTTCGTCGGCGTCTCGATCCACACCAGCCGCGTCTTCGGCGTGAACGCCCCCTCAGTCGCCTTCAGGTCTGTCATGTCCACCCGCGTCACAGTCAGGCCCAGTTGCTTGAACACCTTGTCGATGAGCCGGAACGTCCCCCCGTACACATCGTCGCACAGCACGATGTGATCCCCCGAACTCAGCGTGTGCAGCACGCAGTCAATCGCTGCGAGCCCTGAGGAGAAGCACAGCCCGTGTTTCCCGCCCTCAAGCGAAGCAAGGTTGTCCTCCAGCGCCGTCCTCGTCGGATTCTTCGACCGTGAATAGTCGTAACCGTCCTTAAAAACGCCCGGAGACTCTTGGACGTACGTCGAAGTCTGGTAGATCGGCGTCATGATCGCGCCAGTCGTCGGATCCGGCGACTGCCCCGCGTGGATCGCCCTCGTGCCAAACCCCTGTGCGCTGTCGTGCATGGCTCGCTCCTGAAGAGCGTCAACAGTAGGGGCCCCGTGACCCGGCGGTGGGCAGGCGGTGGGGCGGGCGTCCAGCCTGCCATCCACACTCCACCCAGTTCTCCACAGCCTTTTTGCACCGAGTGATCACTCCTGTGCGCTCAATCGCGACGATACCCCCGTTTCCTCTTGCACCCTCCACGCCACGCGTTACGTTCCCGCCATGCACGCAACGCCCTCCTCCACCCTCGCCCCCGCCGCGAAGCCCCCTCGCCATGTCGAGGAACTCTTCCCCGCCCTCCTCTTCGAGTTCGTCAACGACTCGGCGCCCATCGACCAACTCTGCACCCAGTACGACATGACCCCGCAGGAACTCGCCGACTGGGCCGAAACCCCCCGGACCATTGACCAACTCAGGGCCGTCATCCGCGTCTCAAGAATCCGCGCCGCCTGCTCCGCCGTCGCGGCGGCTCCCCTCGCCATCGAGACCCTCCGCCAACTCTCCTGCGGCGACCACGAGAGCAAGCCCGCCGAGGTCCGCCGCGCCGCCCATGAACTCCTCCGTCTCACCCATCCGGGCACGTCCGACCCTCGCCCCGGCTCCCGCTCCACACCCCGAGGGCCCCGCGCGGCGTCCTCACCGTCCATCGAGCACGGGCATCACCAGGGTCCGCTCCCAGCTGGCCACCTCAGACCCGCCGTTCAGAGCCTCCGCGAGACGCTCGCCGCCATCGAGACCTTCCACCTCCATGTGCACGCTCCCTCGCCCGAGGGCGATCTCCCGCACGCGTCCGCCCTCCCCCCGCGCGATCTCCAGCACGCGATCGGGCCCGACCTCGTGCCCGTGCCCCGCGAACCGGACGCTCGCCCGCTTGGCCCTTCCCCTTCCCCGCCCGCTCCCGAGACGCGCCTGCCCGCCGATCTCCTCGACAGCGCCGGCAGAGCCGGAAAGCCTTACCACGTCGCCCAGGATCGCCGCGGCGGTCGGCCCGGGCCCGGCGCCGAGCCCCCGAAGAAAGATCTCGCCGGCCAGCTCGCACCGGATAAGCACCCCGTTCTCCTCGGCCCGCACACCAGCGAGCGGATGCGACAGCGGAACGAGCGTCGGCCCGACCCGCAGCCGCCGCTCGACAAAGTCCAGGTCGGCGACCAGCCGGATCACCCGCCCGCTCTCCCGGGCGTGACGGATGTCCTCCAGCTGCACACGATCGATCCCTCCACGTTCGATCTCGTGAGGCCTGACGGGCCCCCATCCGCAGGCCATCGCCAGGATGCAGACTTTCTCCGCCGCATCCTGCCCGGAGATGTCGGCGCTCGGATCCGGCTCGACCAGCCCGCGAGCCCGCGCCTCATCCAGCGCGGCCGCGAACCTGATCCCTGACGCCATCCGCGACAGGATGTAGTTGCACGACCCGCTCACAATCGCCCGGATGGATTCCACGCGATCGCCGCGCAGCTGCTCCAGGGCCGCCAGCACCGGCACCCCGGCGCACACGCTCGCCTCATACGCCAGCCGTGCGCCGCCCGCTTCCGCATGCCGGGCCAGTTCCTCGGCGTGGTGCGAGATCAGCGACTTGTTCGCGGTCACCACATTTACTCCCGACTCCAGCGCGCGCCGGACGCACGCCCGCGCCGGATCCAATCCGCCGAGCACCTCGATGAGTACCCCTGGCTCCGCATCCATCACCTCCTCGAACCGCGTGGTGAACAGCCCGCCGGCAATCCCACGGTCCCGCCCCGCATCGCGCACCAGCACCTTCACCAACTCGAACCGGCCGCTCCGGTCTTCCACCAGCCGCCGCGCCACCGCGCTGCCGACCGTCCCGCACCCCAGCAGAGCCACCCGCATGGGGGGCCGCTGAGGTGCGTCAACCCTGGACAGCAATGGTGATCCGTTCACGCCCGCACCCCTTTCTCCAGGCTCTCCCGGGCATCCACCCCGGAGCCGCTCAACGCCCGATCCAGGTCGTCGATCAGGTTGGCCACCTCCTCAATCCCCACGCTCAGCCGCACCAGCCCGTCGCTGATTCCGATCCGCGCCCGTTCCTCCGCCTCCACCGAGGCGTGCGTCATCGTCACCGGGTGGCACAGCAGCGACTTGACCCCGCCCAGCGATTCCGCCAGCGGCCACAGCCGCAGCCGCGGCAGGATCGCCCTCACAGTCTCCAGTCCCCCCTTGAACTCCACGCTCACGATCGACCCAAACCCCGACGCCTGCGCCGCCGCCAGGTCGTGCTGCGGGTGGCTCCGCAGCCCCGGGTAGTACACACGCTCCACCGCCGGGTGCGATTGCAGGAACCGCGCCACCGCCAGCGCGTTCTTCGCGTGCCGCTCCACCCGGAGACCGAGCGTCTTGATCCCGCGAAGCAGCAGGAAGCAGTCCTGCGGCCCCGGCACTGCACCCGTCGCGTTCTGCACGAACTTCAGGCGCGCCGCCCAGTCCGCGTCCGACGTCACCACCGACCCGCCGATCACGTCGCAGTGCCCGCCGATGTACTTGGTGGTCGAGTGCAGCACGAGGTCCGCGCCCAGCGCCAGAGGCCGCTGGAACACCGGCGTTGCGAACGTGTTGTCCACCAGCGTCGGGATCCGCGCCGCGCGGCCGAGCGCAGCGCACGCCCGAAGGTCCGTGATCTTCAGCAGCGGGTTCGAGGGCGTCTCCAGCCACAGCAGCCGCGTCTGTGCCGTGATCGCCGCGCCGACCGCCCGGACATCCGTCGAGTCGACCAGCGAGAACCGCACGCCGAACCGCGAGAACACCCTGGTGAACAGCCGGTAGCACCCGCCGTACAGGTCCTGCGACGCGACCACATGGTCCCCCGACGACAGGCACTGCAGCACCGCGTTCGCCGCGGCGAGCCCGGAGGCGAACGCAAAGCCGTGCTTCGCCCCTTCCAACGCCGCCAGCGACGCCTCCAGCGCGGCCCGCGTCGGATTCCCCGATCGCGAGTAGCACCACTCGGGTGTGCCGCCGAGTTCGTCCTGCGAGAAAGT comes from the Phycisphaeraceae bacterium genome and includes:
- a CDS encoding class I SAM-dependent methyltransferase, which translates into the protein MTSTKVDDRGEKASGTPYAKHVFRMIAIAIGAGLIHFGVERAMHAHSMTEWLTNLWSAPREEWWRGLQAGIVASLLLESAIVLVDVARRVGMLLSATGRLQDEFDAPNRVKLPDVEDADTRRRVMHIATSIRETLELIAQRTPAETRQQYARCYDAAISEVNAGIASKHIRLQVEGVSAPRILDLIRTTAAHADRVVATCFTKMDDFWCTKTGLDYLELNLSLLRPDPEYNRNQSLQMERIFGVMEKDGYRDNIKLREVIRLLRSNGCECHVRSPLTVSGSSPRDLFILLRKDAPLMGIEWDVDRHGTALGVTVQLPGGALDELYAAYRKLRAAPSSGDLPEGLHELRGVAASKAYLERLNETYIRTNSLQYLRNAPRSPDGIAEYWRKLEGTIVRPSTKTMAWMSDQIASKMKTNGRIERICILGCTPEVRELVATTKTLDRVRVELVDLSQAMYDGMNAFIRRSPHLDDRARERCAAQVLLPINWLGLDLLRKAQFDLVLGVDVLNMLPRDGMKMLLDRISQVLRPGGSALLQMVCHSPERMNGHSQMVDRMPQRATRRLAKAASHNHHDLFVDIAFDLCNAAEDLPKLNLPEAYDWVMSHASDAAHGSFVDTVRSTYAHCHSVLSLVSPSELFADGMRPRDLHPIGNVQDAYDGKLRFTGDMHMFRFDKQ
- a CDS encoding redoxin family protein, with product MLTRLLAAGLIFCAAGAVVAQDSPSKEQPAPAKAEKPASKKLSPGDKAPALSIEKWVKGEPVTGFENGRTYVIEFWATWCGPCIASMPHLTELQSHYKDKGLTIIGVTSADPNNSLDDVTEMVKEKGDGMGYTVAWDTDRETYDAYMKAAKQNGIPTAFVVNSAGVIAYIGHPSRLDKPLEQIIAGTYDIKAAAEREAKRTPLMKAIGSSIQAGEWDTALAKTEELIALDPENGGDIAASVFATVLKGADDPTSAYAFARKAVDGSAKDNAMALNIISWSIVDPEADVSNKDLDLAMAAAKRCDEISGSKEPAFIDTLARVYFLKGDKVKAIELQEKAVRLADGDMREQLEESLAEYKAAGSKN
- a CDS encoding cystathionine gamma-synthase; protein product: MHDSAQGFGTRAIHAGQSPDPTTGAIMTPIYQTSTYVQESPGVFKDGYDYSRSKNPTRTALEDNLASLEGGKHGLCFSSGLAAIDCVLHTLSSGDHIVLCDDVYGGTFRLIDKVFKQLGLTVTRVDMTDLKATEGAFTPKTRLVWIETPTNPMLKVIDIGAVTTMARARGAVSVVDNTFATPYLQNPLALGADVVMHSSTKYIGGHSDVIGGVLVTSNDELAERLRFVQNAAGAVPGPTDCFMLLRSTKTLHVRMDRHCANALQVVDFLSAHTRVLEVFFPGLKAHPQHALATEQMRGYGAIISCRIDGGVAGATSMLEQVRLFSLAESLGGVESLIEHPAIMTHASVPPAHRHQLGITDDLVRLSVGIEDAKDLIQDLDSALQ
- a CDS encoding PLP-dependent transferase gives rise to the protein MPLDYGFDTLAIHAGSPSDPLTGAVVTPIYQTTTFSQDELGGTPEWCYSRSGNPTRAALEASLAALEGAKHGFAFASGLAAANAVLQCLSSGDHVVASQDLYGGCYRLFTRVFSRFGVRFSLVDSTDVRAVGAAITAQTRLLWLETPSNPLLKITDLRACAALGRAARIPTLVDNTFATPVFQRPLALGADLVLHSTTKYIGGHCDVIGGSVVTSDADWAARLKFVQNATGAVPGPQDCFLLLRGIKTLGLRVERHAKNALAVARFLQSHPAVERVYYPGLRSHPQHDLAAAQASGFGSIVSVEFKGGLETVRAILPRLRLWPLAESLGGVKSLLCHPVTMTHASVEAEERARIGISDGLVRLSVGIEEVANLIDDLDRALSGSGVDARESLEKGVRA
- a CDS encoding TSUP family transporter; translation: MIYALLGALIIGLALGLLGSGGGILTVPILVYLAGHERHTATAESLAIVGLISLISAALLARAGRVDLRRAAVFGIPGMAGAALGGWLGGLVPGPAKLALLAVIMLAAAAMMARRSPPTPRSPGQIRYLAVATQGLLVGAVTGLVGVGGGFLIVPALVLLGGVEMHIAIGTSLAIITLNSAAGLVSNLRALDARGLHVDCPTIALFAAIGIGGSLVGASLGARLDQRRLRQIFSGFLLLLAVFILIKEGPGVVRSFRPPEPPEASAAAHFTRSPARSVGAQQEGHPMTTLASPATSTQQHVHQIEPRDLDSLLRAGRAVIIDVREPVEHRTEHIAGSISLPLSSFDPTRVPAAGDKTIVLHCRSGKRSATAAEKLLAAGRESVTCLTGGLEAWKAAGLPIEKDASAPRLDLQRQTQITIGSFVLLWVALGAFVSPWFLALAAFMGAGLVVAGATGTCGMAMLIAKMPWNRAAPQS
- a CDS encoding MBL fold metallo-hydrolase, translating into MLFRMLYDDKLAQAAYLIGCQRTGEAIVIDPERDADRYIAAARAEGLRITAVAETHIHADYLSGARELAERTGAKVYLSDEGGADWKYLWVHHKSSGGDYPHQLLKHHDTFSVGNIDFTTLHTPGHTPEHIAFLVTDRGSGAAEPMGIVSGDFVFVGDLGRPDLLETAAGHAGVKESSARQLRESARAFLDLPDFLQVWPAHGAGSACGKALGAVPQSTVGYEKRFNPLLRIAQDEARFVDSILDGQPEPPLYFARMKRENKSGPALLGALPKPRALTPADLADLTPDSVILDTRPWPAFRAAHLKGALSAPLDKSFPTIAGSYIDPRSAIILIAEPHQVAEAVRDLINVGLDRITAYATPDTLNTFTTSNPSRAVSTPEIDVAAAKSLLNSASPPFLLDVRKSVEFTAGHLPGATNAVHVRLPESLDRLPKNRPILVSCQGGMRSARACSLLQRHGFNVTNLAGGFGAWAKSGGPVEK
- a CDS encoding homoserine dehydrogenase, yielding MNGSPLLSRVDAPQRPPMRVALLGCGTVGSAVARRLVEDRSGRFELVKVLVRDAGRDRGIAGGLFTTRFEEVMDAEPGVLIEVLGGLDPARACVRRALESGVNVVTANKSLISHHAEELARHAEAGGARLAYEASVCAGVPVLAALEQLRGDRVESIRAIVSGSCNYILSRMASGIRFAAALDEARARGLVEPDPSADISGQDAAEKVCILAMACGWGPVRPHEIERGGIDRVQLEDIRHARESGRVIRLVADLDFVERRLRVGPTLVPLSHPLAGVRAEENGVLIRCELAGEIFLRGLGAGPGPTAAAILGDVVRLSGSAGAVEEIGGQARLGSGRGRGRAKRASVRFAGHGHEVGPDRVLEIARGEGGRVREIALGRGSVHMEVEGLDGGERLAEALNGGSEVASWERTLVMPVLDGR